From Periophthalmus magnuspinnatus isolate fPerMag1 chromosome 6, fPerMag1.2.pri, whole genome shotgun sequence:
CATTTTATTGGTGCACTTTAATTCTGTGTCCCATCTCCACAGAGCTAGACGAGCCCTTCAAGATTCCAGTGCAGgcagtactagtactactgagACCCCTCGTGGACCAGATCCTAGGCCCTACCGCTGCAAACTGTGTGGAGTGGGCTATAGCCAGAGTTCCACACTAGACATACATCTTCGCTCTGTTCTTCACCAAACCAGAGCCCGCGCTGCCCAAAACACTTCTGCAAGTGCTCCCACCACCTCCACCCAGGCTAGGGAAGAACCATCTAAGAGTTCATCTTTAACAAAGAGACCAGATGTTGCAAGCTCCTCATTACTAAGCAATAGTTTGGCTGCTGAGGCCCAGTCAGCCCTTGTTAATTCTGAGTGCCAGCAGGCTAAAAAGAGAGTGGCAGAGCTGTTAGCATCAAGGAACCAGCTAATGCttttacagcagcagcagttagcCCAAGCTCAGGCTCAGGCCCAAGCTCACTTACAGCAGCAAACAGCGCTACTGCAGTCCCAAGTGATGCATCATCTGCCTATGGGACTAGATAATCTCCTTAAGCATCACTTTCCTGTGGCTGCAGATAACTTGCTCTCTCTGCAGCAACAGCTTCTCCTGCCCTTTTACTTAGCTGGGGACATTAAGCTTAACTCTGAACTTGCTGGCAAAATCTCTGATCTCAACCAGTTTGACTTTACAAACTCCATATTAAAAGAAAGTAGCAAGACGGTGGATAAAAATGAGTCATCTGCCCaaacaactgaaaaacaaaGCCAAAATGAAAGCTCAGATGGGTCTGTGTACCAACAAAATGAGAAGTGTGAGGTTAACAGTGAAGAAAGTAGCAATGATCCCACCTTTGACAAGACTAAAAAAGAACCTAGGATTTCTGAGGTAGATAAAGGGGAAGTGCCTCTTCCCCCAGTGAAAAATGAGAGccagaaacaggaagtaaatgTATCTCCTATTAATCTCCTCGGACAGCAGTGCCCTCCTCCCAGAGTCCCCTATGCTGCTGTAAATGGTGAGCCTCTTAGAGCACTGCTGCAGAGTTATGGGTATGAGCTGGCGCTGCAATACATACAAAGTAGACACAGACACCAGCAGCAGAGTCTGTTCATTGAAGACAAACAAAATTGCTCAGAACAATTAGAAGCATGCTTAAAACAGGGAAATGGAGTTGCTACTGAGGAAGAAGATGGGCTGTTAGAGGTCTGCAATAAAGTGGACTTAAATAAAGTAGAGACAGAAAGCTTTCCATTGGAGATAAATGGGAACAAACCTGAAGacgaaaagaaagaaaggacgTGCTGTGGTGATGGAAAAAAGTGTAAAGATTGTGGCAAGTTCTTCTCAGATGCACTTATTTTGAAAAGCCACCAAGAATACATTCACAGAATGTTATTCCCCACATCTGCTCTGGAGAAATTTTCAAGAGAGTATAGATCCCAATATGACCAGATGTACCCTATCACACAATCTAAATCTACAGAGAGTTCATCTGTAGCCACCACAAGTACAGCAAAGTCAACAAATGAAGAACTAGAATCCATAGCAGAAGAAGTAAACGCACAAATGAAACCTTGTGCATCCTCAGAGTTGCTCACAGTGTCTGAACCTCCGAAACAAACAAGCACTTCACCTTCTGATGTGAAAACCTTATCAactgcttcttcttctccacCCTCTCCAAAAGCTCCAGCCTTATCACAACAGGAAGAAGCAACAACACCAAGCACTTCTGGGACAACCCAGGCAAAGACCATGCCACTTTCATTACCTAAGATACCTATGCTCCCCTTGCCACTGCCTCAGCTTCAGATACCTCCCCTGCCTTTGTCCAAGCTTCCAATGCCCCCCATCCCTTTCCCCATGGATTTGCCACTTCTTTCCCCAGTTGTCATGCAGTCTGTCGCCCTGCAGCCCCAACCCTGGCTTGATTCAAATGCAAACCCAGATCTAGCAAAACTCTACCAGTCCCAGCTAAACCCAGCACTTTTAGGGCAGCAGCCACAGTCCAGCCCTGCTTTATTAGCTCAGCAGTCCCCTCTGAGTCCAGCTTTACTTGCACAGCCTTCACAGCTTAACACTCCTCTATTAGGTCAGGCATCCCAGCCAAGCCCCGTCCCAGCAGGGCAGCAACCCCAGATGAGTCCATCTATACTTGAACAACAGGGTAAACGAACCCGGACAAGGATCTCCGAGGAGCAGCTTGCAATTCTGAGGAAACACTTTGATATTAACAGCCTCCCAAGTGATGAAGAGATCAACAAAATGTCTGCCACATCTGGACTGCCTCACAAAGTCATCAAACACTGGTTCCGCAACACATTAtttaaagaaagacagagagacaaagactcCCCTTACAATTTTAATAACCCCCCAACCACAGCTTTAGAGGAAAGCAGAGAGGAAGAAACACAGAGTCAGTCTTTGTCAGTATCTTCATCAACTATGTCCCCAGCCCTTACTTCTGTGACCGCTCAGCCCCAGCCAGTGGATCTCCCAAGAGAACTCCACCGGGGAAGGCGCTCTTCTCGAACCCGCTTCACAGAGCAACAGCTTGAGACTCTCCAGGGTGTGTTTGAGGCCACTCCTTACCCCAGAGAGGAGGAATATGAAAGACTATCTGCTCTGTTGTCTCTGCCTAATAGAGTCATTGTAGTATGGTTCCAGAATGCTAGACAAAGAGCCCGCAAAAACCAAGACAGAGGGAATGAAGAAAGTTTTGGGGGCGAGAGCAAAAGCCACTTTGACAACATTCACTCTCAGAGCAATGGCTCCAATATGAACCATGACGAGGAGGAAAGCAGCAGATGTGTGGATGGACAAGGGGACAGTCATAATGAAAACTCAATGGACTTGACTTATGAATACTATACAAACCCAGACTCGCCTGCTCCAGAGTCCTCTGCCTATGCTGTGGAACCAGTTAAAAAGATACAAGTTGATAAAGCTAATTTGGGTCATGAtagcaaaacaacaaagaatGTAGATGAGAGTGTAAAAAACATCGATAGCATGCACACTTTATTACCCGAAAAGGGTGAAGGGACTCAAGACAGAGAACAGCCATGCTCTTCTTCCCAAAAAATAGCACCTATGTCGGACCCTAGAAAAGAGAGTACAAATCCTCCACCTATTGAAAAATCTGCTGTTATTAAATCATTCGATTCTGAGGATAGGGGCACTCCCTCCAGTTTAAATGCTGAAACAAAGCAACAAAGTACTTCCCAGCCTCTGCCCACAGCCCAGTTTCAATGTACTTTCTGTCCAATGTCTTTGCCATCATTCCAACTGTGGCAAGAGCACCAAACTAGGCATCTGCTGGCAGCTCAGTCCCAAGTTCAGCTCCTCCACTCTGGCTTTACAGACCGAACAATGCCTTACATGATGCTCCATCCGAACCACACCTTAATGGCCAACCAAATGCTTTCTGGCACCATGTCTCAGTTACACCCGAATGCCCCACACCCAATGATTTCACATTTGAACAGCTTACAAATGAAGAATACTTTGCCTGATCACTCTGGGAGCCTTTCACAAAATGCTCTTGCATCATTGAAACAGAATTCAAAGCTTATGACTGAAGTTAACTTTGAATCTCAAAGGAGTGGCAAAGACGTAGAAGAGGAACACAGACGAGACAAGCGCCAGAGAACAACCATCACCCCAGAACAACTAGATGTGTTGTATCAGCGCTACAGCATGGACTCCAACCCCACCAGAGGAGTCCTGGAAAGCATTGCACGAGATGTGGGCCTTACAAGACGAGTTGTTcaggtattattattttacacttCAAATATGTCACttattatattatactattGCCAAGTGGCTTGAAGATGAACTATAATTTTCTAATCCTGATAagacacagtacacagtaaagACAAGATTAAAGTAAAGGCTCGAGTAAATGAGTAATAAATAATGTATTGGCTGTTTCATGTCTTTACAGGTCTGGTTTCAGAACAcaagagcgagagaaagaaaaggacaGTTCCGGTCAATGGGTCCAGGGTCCACATTCAGTTTGGGTTTGAACCACCTGCGGTGCCCATTTTGTAGAGCCCTCTTCAAAGTAAAGAGTGCTTTAGACGCCCATATGCGATCTCGACACTGGGCTGAAGCTGAAAGAGCAGGCTTTAACTTGTCAATAAGCAATGGATCCAGTGGGCAGATAGCTACGTCCTCTGTCATGGAGAGACCTGGCCCATCGATCTCCTCCCATCTTACACACCCTGCTTATCCAGTAAGCAAAGAACCAAATTCTAGACCCGCTATGTCATCCTTGACTATTACAACTGATCTCAACAACCCAGACGAGGATGAGGActatgaggaagaagaggacgaGTACCCGTGCGAGGAGAGCTCCAGTATGGCCGACCTGGCGTCTTCAAGTCCCGAGGGATCCGGGGGGCCCAGTTCAGATTGGGGTGAGACACCAAATTTGCAGCAGAACTACCAACATTCACAGCAGCAGCGCCAAAGGACACAGATGAGCCACTTCCAGATTCTCCAGCTTCGAGACTTCTACAGGACTCACCGAACACCAAACCGACAGGAGTGTGAGGCACTAGGCCAGGAACTAGGACTGCCTCACCGGGTTGTGCAGGTAAACATCAACAGTGCAggagaaaaatattttaatgataCCATATTTTGCAGGGGGGTCTGGTCTATGAGTATATTTGAGCAATGACAATCTCTTTTCAAATTAgtatttcatacatttttgcaGATTGCAAAACACTATGAATCAGATGGTTGCAGATGTAGTTTTTTTTACCTAATAATCACCCGAAAGTAAAGAACCACAAAGAATGCATCTCTCTTGATGTGTTGGTGTTTTCCAATTTTTCCACATGGGATGGAAGCCAGTATTAATAAATTATACTTACTGAAAGGTTTGCATATTTCTCCTTTATGTTGCAGGTGTGGTTCCAGAATGCCCGGGCAAAGGAGAAGAGAGCCCGCAGCATGAGTTCTGACTCTGTGGAGCGAGAGGCAGAGCTCAGTGCGGGGGCCGGGGAGCGGGATAGAGCCTGAAATGTGCTGTAGTCCTTATTTCTCCAATGGTCCCCTTTACTCCTTTAAACCTTCCTGCACTTAATGTTCATCTGCTACCATAAACTGTCCACCTTGCTGCCAACCTGAACACCCCAAAGATCCAGAGCCATAGTGGCCCAAAGAGAAACTCTTCCATGTGAATTGGAGAGTCCAAACCAAGTCTTCGCTACCATTACTTTACACATATCCATTGTACTTTAACCCATTGCTGGTCTGTCCTTCAGTGTTGAAAATAGCTTCTATTACAACCAAACACCATCttgatgaaaaataaacagatgCCACAGAGGCCAAAGAGCATTCTCCAAGTACGTGACCTCACTGCCCAGCTAGACCTGCAGTCTACCTCTCAGTCTGCATGCCAGACTTACATTGGGCCCTCCACCAGACAGTGCTAGATGACTTGTTGTGTAGCATGTAGCGCCAGTCTACACAAAAAATTGTCAAAGAGATTTTAGTGTAAATAGAGTACTCCAAAAGATAAACTTGAAAAAAGTCAAAGgacaaaaaagtggaaaaaacaaataatatctTAGATGGCGGTATTTGCATAGAGCTTTTGTAAAGACTGACTCAGATTCCAAAGCTCATAACCAAAATTTTACATGTCTGTGGATTTAGTTTGAACGTGCTTGTTTTTTCAATAATGAACCGCAGAGCTGACGTCTGTAAGGTGAAAGGATGGGACCTGCTGCTGGCTTTGGTATACATTCGTAGAAAAAGACTGATACTACGGTGCAGACCTCCAGCTTCGCCCTTCCGCAAGCCAATGATGAGTCTTCTGTTGTACACCTTCTATGTTCCTTTAGTGGATAACAACCCAAATAGCACAGAAAGCAAAAggccagtttgtcctcagtgggGCAAACTATTTTTATAGCACTCAACCATTAATACTGTACATGGAAACTTTAACCAAACTCAAATTGAcattgtgtgtgtttagtaATAGTTTCTTAATATAAAAACTTATGGATCGAGATAAACTGTCTTGCTTCGATATTATAGTGTCATGGTTATGAAAAAGACAGTTTTGATATGTTCAGGAGAGGTGACGTAACTGCCTTTCCACTCTATTTGAATATACCAATGGCTTACCAATGTTATGTGATTAATGTAAAGCTTTCTATGCTCAGGTTAACAGCTCAACGTTGCTCCACTTCCAATGTGACTTTAATACCAtaccttttaaaaacaaaaggtgCATGGTTAAGTATTAACAATATTTCCCAAAAAGACCTGCATTTCAAAGATCTGAGCTTTTCACACTGAGTAATAGATTGTTACATATTaaaactaaagtgtttaatgATGTGAGgggtaaatgtacagtatttagCTTTTGTATGGCTGACTCAAGACTTAATTGGATGTTTGAGACTTGGCTCCCTTTCCTGTTTACAGTTTTGGGAGCTGCTGCGCAAAGCcgatgggaaaaaaacaaaccaacttTGGATGTTACtgatgttatttttgtaaacttAATTTATTCTTCCTCCCTACCTGCcttcttatttttgtttactcttaaCCTTTACTACTGTGTTCATTTGCAACTTATTCtgactgtaataataatataacaataatagcTAAACAATAATTAATGCTTTAAGACAAAAATCCAAAGACAAGATAATACTTTAACCATATGACCTACAAGAATAAGCGCTACTGTTTACTTGACGATGTAttgctgtttttaaagaaaaggAAAGGAGTCCCTATATCTAAGCTACTGTTTTTCTGCCTCTCATAAGCACACTGGTGACTGTAACCAAAATCCCAACCTAGAGCCATGGCAGTCTGTATAGCGGTTAAAGAGTTTTACTTCTCTTgagaaagtttattttttttgtttgtttttttaaaccataGTGTTGAACTTCAGCCCTTAAGGATGTCCAGTTTGCTGCTAATGTACTGTAGTTTCTAATATGATACTGTAGATAGATGCATGCTCTGATCGCTTTACCACTAGGCTTTAATGACTACAAACTGTAATGATACCTGTGATGCTGTTGATTAAACTTGCTCCTGTAATACTATTGGAAAATGGATATGTGGGGCTCAATTCCAACAAGTTTGTCAGTATCTtcatatttattacaaaatggctttcacaatacatgtttttttgttgttttttttcatcaaacatAGAGGCTTCCAGATTTCAGAGTAACCTTACGCTACTGGGGCATTACCTTCTCAGTGCTTAGAGAGATACTGCATAGCTTTTTGAAGGAGTTCAACCCCTAGAACCTCCACTTGGTACAGTGTCAGTCTCTCTGTGTTGTGCAATGTCTAGTCTCATTGTCCATCGAGCTCCAATGCAACGACTGGACTTCACAACCCACTTCCCAAAGCATGTGGACTGACTtcactttttttcaaatttcttgattttctaactaacaaatgtttacgtcaataCCAATGAGCTTTCTTCTGTGCAGAAATGTGCATTCCAAATACCGCAAAGACAGTTTTGTACACTGATTACTTTGGGTTTAATTTCTCTTAACTTCTCTTGATCTTAGTGACTGTAAGATGTACATATTGGGGTCCTCTATGGTGAAGGGGCTCTGTTAACCTTGCTGTAGgtaaaactattatttttctttattttctggatatgttgttgccatagtgatgaCCAAAAAGATACCCGTGATGTGCACCTGTCCTAACGTCTTGCTCCAGTGGTTTAGTGTGTCTCTATACTGTCCCTTGCCCAGTTCTTACCTATGCTGTGTGTTACCTCCCTTTTCCCTTCCCCAAACTCCACTGAGCTTAATAAAGTCTGCTTTGGTGCATGTTCCGGTCTCATCTCTTACCCAGAAGAAACCATTTTGTGTTATGGTATGCATGGGGTATTATGCATGCGTTTCATATTGTAGGTGGTGtgggggtctgtgtgtgtgtacctctgATAAGTGTAACAGCGGTGTGTAGAAGGCGCTTGGTGAATGAAGCCATGACCTCTGGGGTCACTTCATTAATTACATCTGTGACATTCAGCCAGATGAGTTTCCTTTGTGACTAAATGATATGATGAATATTAACGACCTTGGATGAATTacgctgctgctcctgctgctgctgatgatgATAATGTGTTTTACGACTCTGGGACTAAGGGGACTAAAATGCACACCACAGCACATTTAGGACACTCACATTTTCATATACAATGTACACCTCAGAGATCAATCTTCGTGCCAGGagaatttgtttattattttttggaaaGTCCAACAGGCCAAAACTTATGTAAACAGACTTTTTGAGAAGATCACTGTCTTTAATTATGGGGCTCTTATTTGCAATAACTGCAAAGGTTAGTCCcactttggtacaaatgaaataaagcTAAATATACAAACTACATAATAGaaaatgcaaataaacaacTTGAGATGGCTCCATAGCTTGTGATAGCCACCTTAGAAAGTCATCCTGATAAAGTGATCCCCCAgcttttctccttctccctgtcctccccctcTTAATCAAATGAATGCTGTGCAGCTGGTGGGGTTGCGGCAAAAAGGGGGTACGAGTGGCCGCGTGGGGGGAGAAGGTGGGGCTTTGAGGGATGGCGTGAAATGATTGCCTGCTGGTGAATATGTGTCGCTGGGGGTAGCGGGCTGGAGGAGAGGGGGTTGGGCCGGGCGGAGGGGGGTGTAATGTCATTGCCTGCTGGTCTATCTGTAGTGGGGGCTCATTTAGATTTAGATTGGTTATGTGAGGAGAGAGCCGAAAGGCCAGCTCATGTTTATGCATGAATCTGCAAGCACGCTGCTGTGGAGGAGCCCGGCATTAAagacacagaacagaaataCATTTGCACGTTTAGATACAGCTCTGCTTCTGTGGATAAGGCTTCTGAAGCAGCAACGCCACGCTATCTGATACATTTCAATCAGTATTTGTGCTCTCTGTTTGCTGGTGTACCAAGACAACAATTCGttctcgtaatttcgactttcttaATTAAGCAAGCTTTCTAATAAGTCATCCTTTACTATGCATTCACTATCTTATGCAATTAATGTGTGCTCCACTCGTTACATGTAGGTACTTCCCACATTACACTCAGTCACATGGAGAGTAATCAGTAAATGTCTTCTAAGGAGAGTTTGTTCAGCACTTCATCAGGTATAAAGTGgtttttatttggaaatgtgGTCCCTATCCAtcttttaaatgactttttaatggTCGTCACACCATTCTAATCAATCATGTAGCAGAGCTCGCCTGCAAGCCCAAATACACTCAATTTATAATTCCTACATTCTAGAGGAAAAGGGAcgctctctgtagctgctgccaTTATCTACTGTAAATGAGCAGAGGCAAACATTAGAATTCCTGTGTGATGATCCAGGGGTGCAACTTGTGATAAGGAGCACTAAGAAAACAGCACACTCTGGATCTCCCAGGTTCACGCTATAATTGCATGAAAGTACTGTATGCTATTTTTTGGTGTCTATTTTGGAAGTCCACACTTGGGGAACCCCTGATCCTCCCTTCTGAACCATGGCACCCCTCTGCTAGCCCCCCTCCAGTACTTTACATCTATAATGAGATACAAATGCGCATCAGCAGGACAGTGTCTATGCCACGCGTCGCTGTGTGAATATTACTCACACTTATTAGCTGGATTATGTTAATCTTTACACTCTCTGCTCACAGACAACAGACTCTCCATGATCCGGGGGTGGTCACGGCACAAAGCGTGTGGCtgacgtgtgtttgtgtgcacgcCTGTaggtgtgtgttagtgtgatTGCCATGTTTTCAAATTGATCTGCATGTGAAAGGGCGGTCTAATTACATCACTTATGCAAATGTGAGATGCATGTTTgaatgcacacacatacacaccaacACCTACTATAAGGTCAAAAAGATGTGGTATGGGCCCTTACTAGCAAATGCACCACCTGTCAAAATGCAATGTATTCTGACACAATACATGTGTGCCACAATGGATGTTTTGATCAATCTCCTCCAGATAAAGAGTGGACAGGTCAAGCTCACTGAAGACTTGAGCACTTAGGCTGTTATTGGAAAATGTCTGCCCCTATATCTAAAGATTAGTGTTTTTCCAGTCTGAAACATTGATAGTATCCCTGTTGGAATGATTGATTGGGTCTGACACATTTTAATTATGCCTAAATTAAATGAATCGGCTGGCAGACTATAAAACATTGCTGTTTAATAACGAGCTCCTCCATTTGCCATTTTTTCCCCCCGTCTTCATCCAATCCCATTTCGGCTGCCCGCACAAAATAACCTCTCTCCGTTTAATGATATGCAAATGAATTTTCATGAACCCCATGATCCCATGCGATGATTAAACTGAGATGACATTAGCTGCCATGCTGCTGCCACTG
This genomic window contains:
- the LOC117372046 gene encoding zinc finger homeobox protein 4-like; this translates as MDSGEGGDGGGGEERESDLSPQGLSAPLRSRAAIPEQGSPTHTSAMAPAKELLTLSPQGPEEVQGDEQTEEGLKGNQREGCSLGRWREDGEVHLGVEEASVTGSGGQEEEEAISNQSQNKSKCSLLPQQSQHCSSSSTAQASGTHDSKTDPTPSSSPKPAPSLSASPKHFTCPSSSSALHPDLEVKDIKEDQGWISGFPQSFKSQQSTAMFPTLAGMGPASSPTAEDGGPTGVLHSSVTNGNGAKAPEPNDSQPETEVDDEREKEDLKEAVTKNLNQDLSPNSLTSHMTIMHSRNSCKTLKCPKCNWHYKSQHTLQVHMKEKHPETGGQCVCGGSGGKCVCGGAARGVCTYCSSGKPHPRLARGETYACGYKPYRCEVCDYATSSKGNLSIHMQSDKHLNNVQSGGNTNGHMHVSNSSTPGGHTVDEQAYKLPLALHTPATQPAKITSAVHSHSHGGKRWRCDVCDYETSIARNLRIHTTSEKHTHNMLRLQRGYYLSQCRGLAPPLKHLQNTSGELSLSMRLSSQQVPEPPVTLGSALTPSPSPSPSPPPAASLSPSGALSLCVFQCMICSSFSSDSLESVEQHLNSPRSLPQSEWCSLVAGGCHCRLCGYTTPLRANFSLHCQTDRHRTRYQLAAHLQEGGDRGQEGAALIAKGNPVQLRCNLCDYVSSSLEKLRGHSLSAQHKAGIRVYRFLQQYDGEVDGGSWLFHCLLCNHSCSSKIQVLKHSQTPTHQQREGLIQLQPMGGEELAAIFTIRKNTEGVTEELSDEMDTTIELQIGLLDQTKDTSNAGSNLFSTEKENGRQEQEKGELKRSFSECTETDDAISNKRPKTHQQNENQQTVQCPLCQLKVPYANIRQHLTHVHSVAQDCVDKLISTVTPPVEEPALHSKVEASPDSCTDEHKMKNGKTSNAKTTDAIASADAQKNGISTETTESEVAAPKDVTALLTPPLEDNTTHPSNGKVAPQSPSSPPTSPSSDPPPLTDRHGYRFRCSRCSLAFPTQEKLQLHWQYHAMRAATECPLCSRQCRSQEALQRHMQNTHSGQQLDNSQGQNTHLLPHTAHYMEHNKSAVQQDFSLSPQIGQEAGEGEEMEEEEALESEKKEQLKEIVGEVEEEGLTDTEKHEETITEPSFTEAASNSLIKKSSNPTLDRYLDPSRPYKCTICSESFTQKTILLVHFNSVSHLHRARRALQDSSAGSTSTTETPRGPDPRPYRCKLCGVGYSQSSTLDIHLRSVLHQTRARAAQNTSASAPTTSTQAREEPSKSSSLTKRPDVASSSLLSNSLAAEAQSALVNSECQQAKKRVAELLASRNQLMLLQQQQLAQAQAQAQAHLQQQTALLQSQVMHHLPMGLDNLLKHHFPVAADNLLSLQQQLLLPFYLAGDIKLNSELAGKISDLNQFDFTNSILKESSKTVDKNESSAQTTEKQSQNESSDGSVYQQNEKCEVNSEESSNDPTFDKTKKEPRISEVDKGEVPLPPVKNESQKQEVNVSPINLLGQQCPPPRVPYAAVNGEPLRALLQSYGYELALQYIQSRHRHQQQSLFIEDKQNCSEQLEACLKQGNGVATEEEDGLLEVCNKVDLNKVETESFPLEINGNKPEDEKKERTCCGDGKKCKDCGKFFSDALILKSHQEYIHRMLFPTSALEKFSREYRSQYDQMYPITQSKSTESSSVATTSTAKSTNEELESIAEEVNAQMKPCASSELLTVSEPPKQTSTSPSDVKTLSTASSSPPSPKAPALSQQEEATTPSTSGTTQAKTMPLSLPKIPMLPLPLPQLQIPPLPLSKLPMPPIPFPMDLPLLSPVVMQSVALQPQPWLDSNANPDLAKLYQSQLNPALLGQQPQSSPALLAQQSPLSPALLAQPSQLNTPLLGQASQPSPVPAGQQPQMSPSILEQQGKRTRTRISEEQLAILRKHFDINSLPSDEEINKMSATSGLPHKVIKHWFRNTLFKERQRDKDSPYNFNNPPTTALEESREEETQSQSLSVSSSTMSPALTSVTAQPQPVDLPRELHRGRRSSRTRFTEQQLETLQGVFEATPYPREEEYERLSALLSLPNRVIVVWFQNARQRARKNQDRGNEESFGGESKSHFDNIHSQSNGSNMNHDEEESSRCVDGQGDSHNENSMDLTYEYYTNPDSPAPESSAYAVEPVKKIQVDKANLGHDSKTTKNVDESVKNIDSMHTLLPEKGEGTQDREQPCSSSQKIAPMSDPRKESTNPPPIEKSAVIKSFDSEDRGTPSSLNAETKQQSTSQPLPTAQFQCTFCPMSLPSFQLWQEHQTRHLLAAQSQVQLLHSGFTDRTMPYMMLHPNHTLMANQMLSGTMSQLHPNAPHPMISHLNSLQMKNTLPDHSGSLSQNALASLKQNSKLMTEVNFESQRSGKDVEEEHRRDKRQRTTITPEQLDVLYQRYSMDSNPTRGVLESIARDVGLTRRVVQVWFQNTRARERKGQFRSMGPGSTFSLGLNHLRCPFCRALFKVKSALDAHMRSRHWAEAERAGFNLSISNGSSGQIATSSVMERPGPSISSHLTHPAYPVSKEPNSRPAMSSLTITTDLNNPDEDEDYEEEEDEYPCEESSSMADLASSSPEGSGGPSSDWGETPNLQQNYQHSQQQRQRTQMSHFQILQLRDFYRTHRTPNRQECEALGQELGLPHRVVQVWFQNARAKEKRARSMSSDSVEREAELSAGAGERDRA